In Sulfurisphaera javensis, a single genomic region encodes these proteins:
- a CDS encoding amidohydrolase family protein yields MLIKEVRFYDDNKVHDIYVENGIIRCIDCQGKKDDYVFYGKKRLLIPPFVNPHSHLGYALTLNYGSVNESGTLREGVIKTREEITPKITFDDIEKRLKKLEKLFFVNGVLYVRSHEIMPLIFYVLEARKKLELINLQIVAFPSPGIFYFEDTIEKMEKALSEGAEVVGLIPNQEPTVELGIESVKIAFDLALKYNKMVDGHIDENDDPNSRFVEYVTYEALKRKWGEKTTISHMTASHSYPSDYFGKLVDLMKLAKVNVISNPVVSTHLQGRYDNYPKRRGIARIRDMLKSGINVALGTDNIGDLIYPLGDGNMLRVLQEAFLVDHFTSKDIEGMLKLVTYNPAKILMLDDYGIKPGRKAEFVVLNAKNEYEAIRNILPPALVVSGENIAENEIEFKINDKDVTGEIENLLDSDF; encoded by the coding sequence ATGTTGATTAAGGAAGTTAGATTTTATGATGATAATAAAGTTCATGATATATATGTTGAAAACGGAATTATTCGATGTATAGATTGTCAAGGTAAGAAAGATGATTACGTTTTTTATGGTAAGAAAAGATTGTTAATCCCACCTTTTGTAAATCCTCATTCCCATTTAGGATATGCTTTAACTTTAAATTATGGAAGCGTAAATGAAAGTGGAACATTAAGGGAAGGAGTTATTAAAACAAGGGAAGAAATAACGCCTAAGATTACATTTGATGACATAGAGAAGAGGCTTAAAAAGTTAGAGAAACTATTTTTTGTTAATGGTGTACTTTATGTTAGGAGTCACGAGATAATGCCATTAATATTTTATGTTTTAGAAGCTAGGAAAAAGTTAGAGTTAATAAATTTGCAAATTGTCGCATTTCCATCTCCGGGAATATTTTACTTTGAAGACACAATCGAAAAAATGGAAAAAGCCTTAAGTGAAGGAGCTGAAGTAGTAGGATTAATTCCAAATCAAGAACCTACAGTAGAGTTAGGAATAGAGTCAGTTAAAATTGCCTTCGATTTAGCCTTAAAATATAATAAAATGGTTGATGGTCATATAGATGAAAATGATGATCCTAACTCAAGGTTTGTTGAATATGTTACTTATGAAGCGTTAAAGAGAAAGTGGGGAGAAAAGACAACTATTAGTCATATGACAGCCTCTCACTCTTATCCATCTGATTATTTTGGAAAGCTTGTAGATTTAATGAAATTAGCTAAAGTTAATGTAATATCAAATCCAGTGGTTAGTACACATCTTCAAGGAAGATATGATAATTATCCAAAAAGAAGAGGAATAGCTAGAATTAGGGATATGTTAAAAAGTGGGATAAATGTTGCTTTAGGGACAGACAACATAGGAGATCTAATTTATCCTCTAGGAGATGGTAATATGTTAAGAGTATTACAAGAAGCTTTCTTAGTAGATCACTTCACAAGTAAGGATATTGAGGGAATGTTAAAACTAGTAACTTACAACCCAGCAAAGATACTTATGTTAGATGATTATGGTATAAAACCCGGGAGAAAGGCTGAGTTCGTTGTTCTAAATGCTAAAAATGAATATGAAGCAATTAGGAATATTTTACCTCCAGCTTTAGTTGTTTCTGGTGAAAATATAGCAGAGAATGAGATAGAATTTAAGATAAATGACAAAGATGTTACTGGCGAGATAGAGAATTTGCTAGACAGTGATTTTTAA
- a CDS encoding amidohydrolase family protein produces MIIKNVKIATKDGITEAEVQIEEDKIVKVKKDIPSLDKIIDGEGKLLLPGGVDNHVHIYKRYLRVPTSDTVEKSTLASAFGGTTTVIDFAFSDRSPNIDERISQFSTSYVNYTFHIFANDLTENLKRAFDMGFKSVKFMMVEYAGMKSNLLGLKRINDFVREKEGYIMIHAEDEELINTLAYNLKGAPKLHLLTRPEESELSAVIRILPIVSKGLIAHVSCGKTLDLLPENIKAEAVLHHLILSKEVYDRKDSYLYVTSPPVREPEELWKRIDKIFVIGTDHNWFDKEIKEEHQEFPDLVPGLPGVELRVPMIITEFIKRNLPLYNAIKLLSENPATLNNLNVGKIEEGYRADLVIYNFKEKWRVSVNNIHMADWTPYEGYEIIGKPETVIINGEMVIDKGELVSTPKGKLLK; encoded by the coding sequence ATGATCATTAAGAACGTTAAGATTGCAACAAAAGACGGAATTACAGAAGCCGAAGTACAAATTGAAGAAGACAAAATAGTAAAGGTGAAAAAGGATATTCCTTCTTTAGATAAAATAATAGATGGAGAGGGAAAGTTACTTTTACCCGGTGGAGTTGATAATCATGTACACATATATAAAAGATACTTAAGAGTACCAACATCAGATACTGTTGAAAAGAGTACTTTAGCATCTGCATTTGGAGGAACTACTACGGTTATCGATTTTGCCTTTTCTGATAGATCGCCAAACATTGATGAAAGAATAAGCCAATTTTCAACCTCTTACGTAAATTATACATTCCATATATTTGCAAATGATTTAACTGAAAACTTAAAAAGAGCTTTTGACATGGGATTTAAGTCAGTCAAATTTATGATGGTTGAATATGCTGGGATGAAAAGTAATTTATTAGGCTTAAAGAGGATTAACGATTTTGTAAGAGAGAAAGAAGGATATATTATGATCCATGCTGAAGACGAGGAATTAATTAATACATTAGCCTATAATCTTAAAGGTGCTCCAAAACTTCATTTATTAACCCGACCAGAAGAGAGTGAACTTTCTGCAGTAATTAGAATTTTACCAATAGTAAGTAAGGGTTTAATTGCCCATGTAAGCTGTGGAAAGACATTGGATTTATTACCAGAAAATATTAAGGCTGAAGCTGTTCTTCATCACTTAATATTAAGCAAGGAAGTATATGACAGAAAAGACTCATATCTTTACGTTACATCACCTCCAGTAAGAGAACCAGAAGAACTATGGAAGAGAATTGATAAAATTTTCGTCATAGGAACTGATCATAATTGGTTTGATAAAGAGATAAAGGAAGAACATCAAGAATTCCCAGACCTAGTTCCTGGTTTACCTGGTGTTGAATTACGTGTCCCTATGATAATTACTGAATTTATAAAGAGAAATTTACCTTTATATAATGCTATAAAATTGCTATCAGAAAATCCAGCTACTTTAAACAATCTTAACGTAGGTAAGATAGAAGAAGGGTATAGGGCTGACCTAGTTATTTATAATTTTAAGGAAAAATGGAGAGTATCAGTTAATAATATTCATATGGCTGATTGGACACCTTATGAAGGTTATGAAATTATAGGAAAGCCAGAAACTGTGATAATCAATGGCGAGATGGTAATAGATAAAGGAGAGTTAGTTTCCACTCCTAAGGGAAAGCTTTTAAAATAG
- a CDS encoding amidohydrolase family protein, with protein MILKNLKTVEGKIISIEINGSKIAKVYDGITSEGENMEGKLVTPALVDSHAHLDSNFLLDVCKEAETPKFIEALKALLECKSKLSADEIYKLAKKSLYYYISHGTLYIRTHIMIDDTLDRLKYIARLKEEFKDILQIQIIGFVQSYSYFDDNVEENIYKSLEIADGVGGQPHLQPSREDGIGMIKKIFDSVEGKDKLLDFHADFADDPETKFSEVIISETLKRKMQGKVSLSHVTAMHSYNEDYFRRYLKWLKESKINVIVAPITALEESGAFENYPKRRGIARVLDLISEGVNVALGHDDIQNHLNPYGVGDMLQSGFILAISSYMYFSSYAKTIFDLMTYNGAKAQLIKNYGIYEGADANLVIYNSTNPLDALREIKPRRMVISKGKIVYESNINEELKVNVD; from the coding sequence ATGATTTTGAAAAACCTTAAGACTGTTGAAGGAAAAATTATAAGTATAGAAATTAATGGAAGTAAAATTGCAAAGGTTTATGATGGAATAACATCAGAAGGGGAAAATATGGAAGGAAAATTAGTAACCCCAGCATTAGTTGACTCTCATGCACACTTAGATAGTAATTTTCTTTTAGATGTTTGTAAAGAAGCTGAAACGCCAAAATTTATTGAAGCTCTTAAAGCTTTATTAGAGTGTAAATCTAAATTATCAGCAGACGAGATTTATAAACTAGCTAAAAAATCTCTTTATTATTACATTTCTCACGGAACTCTCTACATAAGAACTCACATAATGATTGATGACACTTTAGATAGGTTAAAATATATTGCAAGATTAAAGGAAGAATTTAAGGATATTCTTCAGATACAAATAATTGGTTTTGTTCAAAGTTACTCTTATTTTGATGATAACGTTGAAGAAAATATTTATAAATCTCTAGAAATTGCTGACGGTGTAGGAGGACAACCACATTTACAACCATCAAGAGAAGATGGAATAGGAATGATAAAGAAAATTTTTGATAGTGTTGAAGGAAAAGATAAGTTACTTGACTTTCATGCAGATTTTGCTGATGATCCTGAAACAAAGTTTAGTGAGGTAATAATCTCAGAAACTTTAAAAAGAAAAATGCAAGGTAAAGTTTCTTTATCTCACGTTACTGCAATGCATTCATACAACGAAGACTATTTTAGGAGGTATTTAAAATGGTTAAAGGAAAGTAAAATAAATGTAATTGTTGCACCAATAACTGCACTTGAAGAATCTGGGGCTTTCGAGAATTATCCTAAGAGAAGGGGTATAGCTAGAGTTTTGGATTTAATTTCAGAAGGTGTAAATGTCGCTTTAGGTCATGATGATATACAGAATCATTTAAATCCCTATGGTGTTGGTGATATGTTACAATCAGGTTTTATCTTAGCAATATCCTCTTATATGTATTTCTCTTCTTATGCAAAAACAATTTTTGACTTAATGACTTATAATGGGGCAAAAGCGCAGTTAATCAAAAATTATGGTATTTATGAAGGAGCAGATGCAAACCTAGTTATTTACAACTCTACAAATCCTTTAGATGCTTTAAGAGAAATAAAGCCTAGAAGAATGGTTATAAGTAAAGGTAAAATAGTTTATGAAAGTAATATAAATGAGGAGTTGAAGGTAAATGTTGATTAA
- a CDS encoding carbon-nitrogen hydrolase family protein, whose product MRIAIIQTYMSWDKKDNIERQIELVHKAIDNKAEIISLDELSNTIYFPFEQNPKYFAWAETEKDETIRRFKEISKEREVSLIVPIFERDNNFFYNTAFVIDNGKVIGKYRKTHLPQEEWFNEYYYFKVGDLGFPTFNLKGVNTGIVICHDRHFPETVRSEVVKGAWLIFIPSVAAFKEIWELELRAHAVFNTVYVVGINRIGKEYPQQKEEYFGESMIISPMGEIISKAGKSEEILYADISEDEVMNARIKRPFLKKRLQSYGL is encoded by the coding sequence ATGCGTATAGCTATTATTCAGACGTATATGAGTTGGGATAAAAAGGATAATATAGAAAGGCAAATAGAATTAGTTCATAAAGCAATAGATAATAAAGCTGAAATAATTTCTTTAGATGAGCTCAGTAACACAATATATTTTCCCTTTGAGCAAAATCCTAAATACTTTGCATGGGCTGAAACTGAGAAAGATGAGACAATAAGGAGATTTAAAGAGATAAGCAAAGAAAGGGAAGTTAGTTTAATAGTACCTATTTTTGAGAGAGACAACAACTTCTTTTACAATACTGCATTTGTTATTGACAACGGTAAGGTTATAGGTAAATATAGGAAAACTCATTTACCTCAAGAGGAATGGTTTAATGAATACTATTACTTCAAAGTTGGTGATTTAGGTTTTCCCACATTTAACTTGAAAGGTGTAAATACTGGTATTGTAATATGTCACGATAGACATTTCCCAGAAACTGTTAGAAGTGAAGTAGTAAAAGGTGCTTGGTTAATTTTCATTCCTTCAGTAGCGGCATTTAAAGAGATATGGGAATTAGAACTAAGGGCTCATGCGGTATTTAACACTGTCTACGTAGTTGGGATAAATAGAATTGGAAAGGAGTATCCTCAACAAAAAGAAGAATACTTTGGAGAAAGTATGATAATATCACCTATGGGAGAAATAATTAGTAAAGCTGGAAAGAGTGAAGAAATACTTTATGCAGATATTTCAGAGGATGAAGTAATGAATGCAAGGATAAAAAGACCGTTCTTGAAAAAGAGGCTTCAAAGTTATGGTCTTTAA
- a CDS encoding saccharopine dehydrogenase C-terminal domain-containing protein gives MKVCVIGGSGQVGSATVFDLIQNNVNVKVIDLRKPKFDVEYVQGDLNNVEDIVSKIKECDYVINTAQYYFNLKAMQASLKAGVNYVDLGGLFWMTRKQLEMNKDFEREGLLALIGMGAEPGITNVSAKYLYEKYSLPEKIKIRNGWRSSGFKFNWSVDTQMDEITMKAPVWENGNYVYYEPLSKSEIIEFSKPVGVVKTYLTIHSELATFPYSFDGVKYVDWMEGGDGFDGVIVLGKLFGDNVEVMGVKSRDYLKELLKIKGFLGSQGDEWESAKVIFEYEKKVREIEVLIPPKDGFDGTQYGAGVPASIAVQMKVKGEGVLPPEKVVNQDVFFEELKKRGFIIYERELSNVSS, from the coding sequence ATGAAAGTTTGCGTCATTGGTGGTTCTGGGCAAGTGGGTTCAGCTACAGTTTTTGACTTAATACAAAATAATGTTAATGTAAAAGTTATTGATTTAAGGAAACCAAAGTTTGACGTTGAATATGTTCAAGGTGATTTAAACAATGTTGAAGATATTGTTAGTAAAATTAAGGAATGTGATTACGTTATAAATACAGCCCAATACTATTTCAATTTGAAAGCAATGCAAGCATCATTAAAAGCTGGTGTTAACTATGTAGATTTAGGTGGATTGTTTTGGATGACTAGAAAGCAATTGGAGATGAATAAAGATTTTGAAAGAGAGGGTTTATTGGCTCTTATAGGTATGGGTGCTGAGCCTGGAATAACTAATGTATCAGCAAAGTATTTGTACGAGAAGTACAGTTTGCCAGAAAAAATAAAGATAAGGAATGGGTGGAGGTCTTCTGGGTTTAAATTCAATTGGAGTGTTGATACTCAAATGGATGAAATTACAATGAAAGCTCCAGTTTGGGAAAATGGTAATTACGTCTATTATGAGCCGTTAAGTAAAAGTGAAATTATAGAGTTTTCTAAACCGGTTGGAGTAGTAAAAACATATTTAACTATTCATAGTGAATTAGCAACATTTCCATATTCATTTGATGGAGTTAAATATGTTGATTGGATGGAAGGAGGAGATGGCTTTGATGGAGTTATAGTTTTAGGAAAACTTTTTGGTGATAATGTTGAGGTCATGGGAGTGAAATCGAGGGATTATTTAAAAGAATTGCTTAAAATAAAGGGATTTTTAGGAAGTCAGGGTGATGAGTGGGAATCAGCAAAGGTAATTTTTGAATATGAAAAGAAAGTCAGGGAAATTGAAGTGTTAATTCCGCCAAAAGATGGTTTTGATGGTACTCAATATGGTGCTGGTGTTCCAGCTAGTATAGCGGTTCAAATGAAGGTAAAGGGTGAAGGAGTTTTGCCACCAGAAAAAGTAGTTAACCAGGATGTTTTCTTTGAAGAGCTTAAAAAGAGAGGATTTATAATTTACGAGAGGGAGTTAAGTAATGTTAGTAGTTGA
- a CDS encoding cytosine permease: MKSKDDILSNEEILPIPKEIKKWSALDYSMAWVTMTVGVLAWEYPWFGIFLGIPWYLSVSLVFLGNLITLIPMLIQSHAGAKYGIAEPQITRSRWGIWGAFFPSAVRAIIGAGWWGINVFIITEIIVGLYLKFSGQLNKVIIPLLSNGSANSFTISLAVPQLFWITFAIVIISELLLLYISPILKGQEPLRKMSKIVGPLSIISLLILFLYEGETSGWNLSNLGKFTVSTSNIFLLLAFLAGNMSSWLTMAISMPDLTRFAKSQRSQMLGQIILPFIYSFAGLLGVLGTTMAISNVHATVIDPVLLTLLTTPSYLSLIILIPILMETFGVNTLANLLPPGYDISNFYPKRINWFTGVIIATIIGLLIGAWSFLGSAYGFMINWLNTYGIALGGIVGINVADYVFVRKFTIDVESLYVRNGSYKYYHGINLASILAFTLSILPGYSYVLGLSVSSPLYSLGPMLSLPLGILLYLLFMKLFKYW; the protein is encoded by the coding sequence ATGAAAAGTAAAGACGATATATTAAGTAATGAGGAGATTTTACCTATTCCTAAAGAAATTAAGAAATGGAGTGCATTAGATTATTCCATGGCATGGGTAACTATGACCGTAGGAGTCTTAGCTTGGGAATATCCATGGTTTGGAATATTTTTAGGTATTCCATGGTATCTTTCAGTTTCTCTAGTATTTTTAGGAAATTTAATTACTCTAATTCCAATGTTAATTCAATCTCATGCTGGTGCAAAATATGGTATTGCTGAGCCGCAAATAACGAGAAGTAGATGGGGAATATGGGGTGCTTTCTTTCCTTCAGCAGTAAGGGCTATAATTGGTGCTGGATGGTGGGGAATTAATGTTTTTATAATAACTGAGATAATAGTAGGACTATATTTGAAATTCTCTGGTCAGTTGAATAAAGTAATTATACCATTACTTTCAAATGGTTCAGCAAATTCTTTCACAATTTCCTTAGCAGTGCCTCAACTATTTTGGATAACATTTGCTATTGTGATAATCTCAGAGCTTCTACTATTATATATATCTCCCATATTGAAAGGCCAAGAGCCGTTAAGGAAAATGAGTAAAATAGTTGGACCTTTATCAATTATTAGTTTATTAATCCTTTTCCTTTATGAAGGAGAAACTTCAGGATGGAACTTATCAAATTTGGGAAAATTCACAGTATCAACTTCCAATATCTTTCTGTTATTAGCCTTCTTAGCTGGAAATATGTCCAGTTGGTTAACCATGGCAATATCTATGCCAGATCTAACTCGTTTTGCTAAATCTCAAAGGTCACAAATGTTAGGACAAATAATTTTACCATTTATTTATTCCTTTGCTGGGCTTTTAGGGGTTTTAGGTACAACTATGGCAATTTCAAACGTTCATGCCACTGTAATAGACCCAGTCCTATTAACTCTCTTAACTACTCCATCTTATCTTTCTTTAATAATTTTAATACCAATATTAATGGAAACATTCGGAGTAAATACATTAGCAAACCTTTTACCTCCTGGTTATGATATAAGCAATTTCTATCCTAAGAGAATAAACTGGTTTACTGGGGTTATAATAGCTACAATAATAGGTTTATTAATTGGTGCATGGAGCTTTTTAGGTAGTGCATATGGGTTTATGATAAATTGGTTAAACACTTATGGAATAGCTCTAGGTGGAATAGTAGGAATTAATGTTGCTGATTATGTGTTTGTCAGGAAATTTACCATAGACGTTGAATCATTATACGTTAGAAATGGGAGTTATAAATACTATCATGGTATAAACTTAGCTTCGATACTAGCCTTTACTCTTTCGATACTGCCAGGATATTCGTACGTTTTAGGCTTAAGTGTGTCTTCTCCTTTATATTCATTAGGACCAATGTTAAGTTTACCTTTAGGGATATTGTTATATTTATTGTTTATGAAATTGTTTAAATATTGGTGA
- a CDS encoding Rieske 2Fe-2S domain-containing protein: protein MYKEWLPVAFSDEIKEIYETNLLGHEILIIKRDNKLYALSNRCPHRLAKLSKGKITDNEIQCPYHGWKFDLEGKLTLIPSLGKTLSVRLRKYYVKEKYGIVWVSIDEPEKDLPEIKEWENFRRIKCGPYYINANPFRVLENLLDVSHFPYVHEGYLGDPKYSIIPEYEAELTDDYVIAKNIKVYQPNPDGSNSGKYETYTYIIYRPLFLYFTKSNEKGETFSMIFSIKPESKSKSIVFAWIFMNYGYDVKDEVIRKFEDTIIMQDKEVLETQPDFYYLDLSKEIHVKADKASILYRHYLKRKIGKFEELGLI, encoded by the coding sequence ATGTATAAGGAATGGTTACCCGTTGCTTTTTCTGATGAAATTAAAGAAATTTACGAAACAAATCTCTTAGGACATGAGATTTTAATAATTAAAAGAGATAACAAGCTTTACGCTTTAAGTAATAGATGTCCTCACAGATTGGCAAAACTTTCAAAGGGTAAAATAACTGATAATGAAATACAGTGTCCTTATCACGGCTGGAAATTTGACCTTGAAGGAAAATTGACTCTTATTCCCTCTTTAGGGAAAACGTTAAGTGTAAGGCTAAGAAAGTATTATGTTAAAGAGAAATATGGGATAGTCTGGGTTTCGATAGATGAGCCAGAGAAAGATTTACCAGAAATTAAAGAGTGGGAAAACTTTAGAAGAATAAAATGTGGTCCTTATTACATTAACGCTAATCCATTTAGAGTATTGGAAAACTTACTTGATGTTTCTCATTTTCCTTACGTTCATGAGGGTTATTTAGGTGATCCAAAATATTCGATTATCCCAGAATATGAGGCCGAACTTACTGACGATTACGTAATAGCAAAAAACATAAAAGTTTACCAACCTAATCCAGATGGTAGTAATAGTGGAAAATATGAAACTTACACTTATATTATTTACAGACCTTTATTTCTTTATTTCACAAAAAGCAATGAAAAAGGAGAGACTTTTTCTATGATATTCTCTATAAAGCCTGAGAGTAAAAGTAAAAGCATTGTTTTTGCATGGATTTTTATGAATTATGGTTATGATGTTAAAGATGAAGTTATCAGAAAATTTGAGGATACAATTATAATGCAAGATAAAGAAGTACTAGAAACTCAACCTGACTTTTATTATCTAGATTTATCTAAAGAGATTCATGTGAAAGCTGATAAAGCTTCAATTCTTTATAGACATTATTTGAAGAGAAAAATTGGAAAATTTGAGGAATTGGGGTTAATATAA
- a CDS encoding FAD-binding oxidoreductase has translation MLLNKLEKEFGSKFVYDEEVSKRHIQQLKCYLIDPSVISLSKNPIGLLKVKDKEDIKYLLEICDLHRIPIVPKGAGTTNFGQLILFYPSILIDMQYFEKKVELLDNNYVRFSAGMKVNEVLSYLRKKGKDLRVYPSSFYFSTLTGFISGGSGGTGSYQYGYYFENKGFRWAKIIGPKGEYELEGKRALAVSQASGTNGIILEAELAVIDYEDWRDQLVKFKDLESAIRFIKEVEKDKKYVRRIAIEDKDTLSIVMKGKIETDNWNVIISSTKSYGEEIDSLKVIETLAGSGIYVMIRNMKIFYNYSHDALMHIPINKFYNVIQPIKKRLGDKVLIHGDVETIKGEVIIDTTIMSEKENFDFIDSILQKEGIKVPFKPPTIVINEWLNDKEKLELMRELKKMIDPHNILNPGKLI, from the coding sequence GTGTTATTAAATAAATTAGAGAAAGAATTTGGATCAAAGTTTGTTTATGATGAAGAAGTGTCTAAAAGACATATTCAGCAATTAAAATGTTATCTTATCGATCCTTCAGTAATCAGCTTAAGTAAGAATCCTATAGGTCTATTGAAAGTAAAAGACAAGGAAGATATAAAATATCTTTTAGAAATTTGTGACCTTCATAGAATTCCAATAGTCCCTAAAGGTGCTGGAACAACAAATTTTGGCCAACTTATACTCTTTTACCCTTCAATATTGATAGATATGCAATACTTTGAGAAAAAAGTTGAGTTACTTGACAACAATTATGTAAGATTTTCAGCAGGGATGAAAGTAAATGAGGTATTAAGTTATTTAAGAAAGAAAGGAAAGGACTTAAGGGTATATCCCAGTAGTTTTTACTTCTCAACATTGACTGGGTTTATTTCTGGGGGAAGCGGGGGTACTGGGTCATATCAATATGGTTATTATTTTGAAAATAAGGGTTTTAGATGGGCTAAAATAATAGGTCCAAAGGGTGAATACGAGCTAGAAGGTAAAAGAGCTTTAGCCGTTTCTCAAGCATCTGGTACTAATGGAATAATTCTTGAAGCAGAATTAGCTGTTATAGATTATGAAGATTGGAGGGATCAATTAGTCAAATTTAAGGATCTTGAGAGTGCTATAAGATTTATTAAAGAAGTTGAGAAAGATAAAAAGTATGTAAGAAGAATAGCAATTGAAGATAAAGACACATTGTCAATAGTAATGAAAGGAAAGATTGAGACCGATAACTGGAATGTAATAATTTCAAGTACTAAAAGTTATGGAGAGGAGATTGATTCCTTAAAGGTAATAGAAACCTTAGCTGGTTCTGGTATTTATGTAATGATTAGAAATATGAAAATATTCTATAATTATTCTCATGATGCATTAATGCACATCCCTATAAATAAGTTCTATAATGTTATTCAACCTATAAAGAAAAGATTAGGAGATAAGGTTTTAATTCATGGAGATGTAGAAACGATAAAAGGAGAAGTAATAATAGATACAACAATTATGTCAGAAAAAGAGAATTTTGACTTTATTGATTCTATTTTGCAAAAAGAGGGTATAAAAGTGCCTTTTAAACCGCCAACAATAGTGATTAATGAATGGCTAAACGATAAGGAAAAACTTGAGTTAATGAGAGAGTTGAAGAAAATGATAGATCCGCATAATATACTAAACCCTGGAAAATTAATATAG
- a CDS encoding FAD-dependent oxidoreductase, producing the protein MEFLSKYFKEFYTSRDILEKYSIDYAYLSPILSSKRKLPKAVVKIKNEEDVKKIIELMKEYHFPIIVRGNGTNTLGATIPIKEDTIVLDITSFKGFERKGESITVFPGTEFNEVGINDLPLIPTSFYMATIGGFVEGGSLGFGSLKNGAVWDNVLEVEVYTLKGKYTLNGSDVYSVVQSAGTTGILTKVKIKLVRKREGIEILKKSFNSLSEALDFSLDLLGEAEFISIRNYPMAKEIEPETTWGKWNVIYGIDSEKGFQLRDIVTTFAGAYFTVVSKTKLPYNSVDIPLENLNKIDTQECYIDAELSKSSGQYFSHTYFIGCSNIPMIGKQFNLHTYKINDRVEEKRLKYILDFKRKVDPDDLFNPGKVDF; encoded by the coding sequence ATGGAGTTCCTTTCAAAATACTTTAAAGAATTTTATACTTCCAGAGATATTCTTGAAAAATATTCTATAGACTATGCTTATCTTTCGCCAATATTATCATCGAAGAGAAAATTGCCAAAGGCCGTGGTAAAAATAAAGAACGAGGAAGACGTTAAAAAGATAATAGAATTAATGAAAGAATACCATTTCCCAATTATAGTAAGAGGAAATGGAACAAACACTTTAGGGGCGACAATTCCTATTAAAGAAGACACTATTGTCCTAGATATAACTTCTTTTAAGGGATTTGAAAGAAAGGGTGAAAGTATAACAGTATTTCCCGGGACAGAATTTAATGAAGTTGGAATTAATGATTTACCTTTAATTCCAACAAGTTTCTACATGGCAACAATAGGTGGTTTTGTTGAAGGAGGTTCATTAGGTTTTGGTTCTTTAAAGAACGGTGCAGTTTGGGATAATGTTTTAGAAGTTGAAGTTTATACTTTAAAGGGAAAATATACCTTGAACGGAAGTGATGTTTACTCAGTTGTTCAGTCAGCTGGTACAACTGGAATTCTAACAAAGGTCAAAATTAAGTTAGTAAGAAAGAGGGAGGGCATAGAGATATTAAAGAAATCGTTCAATTCTCTTTCTGAGGCATTAGATTTTTCCTTAGATCTTTTAGGAGAAGCAGAATTTATAAGCATAAGAAATTACCCCATGGCTAAAGAAATTGAACCTGAAACTACATGGGGTAAATGGAATGTAATTTATGGAATTGATAGTGAAAAAGGTTTTCAGTTAAGAGACATTGTGACTACATTTGCTGGAGCTTATTTTACAGTAGTAAGTAAAACTAAATTGCCTTATAATTCTGTTGATATACCCTTGGAGAATTTAAACAAAATTGATACACAAGAGTGTTATATTGATGCTGAATTGTCAAAAAGTTCTGGTCAATACTTCTCTCACACTTACTTTATTGGCTGTTCAAATATTCCTATGATAGGTAAACAATTTAATTTACATACGTATAAGATAAATGATAGGGTAGAAGAAAAAAGACTAAAATACATATTAGATTTCAAAAGAAAAGTTGATCCAGATGATCTCTTTAACCCTGGCAAAGTAGATTTTTAA